Below is a window of Cytobacillus firmus DNA.
CTGGCTATCTTCCTCATTTTATTAGGGGTGACAATCAGCATCATCGCATTTTTCAGGAGGCAGAACCGCTCAAGAGTAGGACGGGCTTTCGCAGCGATTAAGCTGGATGAAAAAGCTGCAGAATCAATGGGCATCAATATTACGTATTATAAGGTCCTGGCATTTGCACAGGGGGCCCTGGTAGCGGGTTTTGCAGGTGCACTGTTTGCCCATGTTCTTGCGTACATAAGTCCTGCAGATTTTGCCTATCACCGTGCCGTTGAGATTCTAATTTTTGCCGTTTTCGGGGGAAGCGAAGTAATCTGGGGACCGGTGTTTGGGGCGCTCTTTCTAACTGTAATGCCGGAAGTGCTCCGATTTATCAGCGAATACCGCTACATGATTTACGGTCTGATCATTATTATTATGATGGCAGTCAGACCGCAAGGATTAATTGATGTAAATATTTTAAACTGGCTCAAGCTTAAAACATCAAAGAGGAGGCAAAAGCATGGTACTTCAAGTCAAAAAAGCATGTAAAAACTTTGGCGGGCTGAGTGCCCTGTCTGATGTTTCATTCTCCATTAATCAGGGAGAAATCTTTGGGCTGATTGGACCGAACGGAGCCGGGAAGACAACGATGTTCAACCTGATAACATCGATGTTTACTCCTACCTCAGGCGAGATTATCTTTAATGAAGACAATATCAATGGCTTAAAGCCGCACCTGATCACGAAAAAGGGAATTTGCAGGACATTCCAGAATATTCGCCTGTTTCCGCAGATGACAGCAGAAGAAAATGTGATGGTTGGGGAGCACTGCCGAAGCAAATCAGGGGTTTTCAGCAGTGTATTCAGGACAAAATCACAGCGGCAGGAAGAAGAGAGAATCCGCAGCAAAGCGAATGAACTATTAGAGTTTGTGGGGCTGGGCGGCTTCGCCGAAACTGTGTCAGACAGCCTCGCATACGGCCAGCAAAGAAGGCTGGAGATTGCCCGTGCCCTGGCCAGTTCTCCTAAATTGCTGCTGCTTGATGAACCGGCAGCCGGAATGAATGAAACAGAAACAAGCGAATTATTTCAACTCATCAAAAAAATTCAGGAACAGGGCATTACGGTCCTCCTGATTGAGCATGATATGCCGCTTGTCATGAAATTATGCGACCGTATTGCCGTCCTGAATTTCGGCAAGAAGATTGCTGAAGGCACACCTGCTGAAATCCAGAATAATCCTGATGTCATCGAAGCCTATCTCGGCAGTGAGGAGGAGGATATGTATGCTTAAGGTAAATGGGATTAACGCTTTTTACGGGAAAATCCAAGTTCTTAAAAACATCAGCCTCGAAGTGGAAGAAGGCAGTATTGTTACGATCCTTGGTGCAAATGGTGCAGGGAAGACAACGACCATGAAGACCATTTCCGGAATGCTTAAGGCTCAAGCCGGCAGCATTCAATTTCAGGGGCAGGATGTAACGGGACTCCGGCCGGACCAGCTGCTGCGCAAAGGGATTGCCCTTGTTCCGGAAGGCCGCCAGATTCTTTCCGGAATGACAGTGCTTGAAAACCTGGAAATGGGGGCATACCACCGGAAGGATAATGAAATTGACCAGGATATTAAGAACGTAATGGAGCGTTTTCCCATCCTCGAAGAAAGGCAGAAACAGCTTGGCGGAACATTATCCGGCGGACAGCAGCAGATGCTGGCCATTGCTAGGGCCATCCTCAGCAAACCAAAGCTGCTTCTTCTGGACGAACCGTCAATGGGACTGGCCCCTCTGATCGTGGCTGACATCTTTAAAATTATAAAAGAGATTAATGAAGCGGGCACGACTGTTCTATTGGTTGAACAGAATGCAAGGCAGGCCCTGAAAATATCCGATTACGGATACGTTTTGGAAACAGGCAAAATGGTTGCTGAAGGAAGTTCAGAGAAGCTTCTGAATGATCCGCGCATCATGGAAGCATACCTGGGGCGCAAATCAAGCTAAAGATAAAAGGCCGAATCTTTTGATTTGGCCTTTTATCTTTTTACCTAATGCATTATGATAATAACGGAAATCAACGTGCAAAAACCGGAGGACAAATGAATAAGAGAAAGAAAATCTTAAAAAGGATAATGATAACTTTATTAATTCTCGGCGTATTTCTATTTTTAAACAACAGCTCTCTGCTTACAAAAGAAAGAAACGATAAGCCGCTCCTGCTCGCTCATAGAGGAATGGCACAGACCTTTCATATGGAAGGGATCACAGGAGAGACGTGTACGGCTGAAAGAATTTACGAGCCTGAGCATAACTTTCTTGAGAATACGATTCCTTCCATGGAAGCAGCTTTTGAGGCAGGGGCAGATATAGTCGAACTGGATATACAGCTTACAAAGGATGGACAATTTGCGGTGTTCCATGATTGGACCCTGGATTGCCGGACAAATGCAAAAGGAAATACGAGAGAGTATACAATGGAGGAATTAAAAAAGCTGGACATTGGATACGGCTATACAGCCGATCACGGTAAAACCCATCCATTTCGCGGCAAGGGAATCGGAATGATGCCAAGCCTGGATGAAGTCATGAAAGAGTTCCCGAAAGGAGATCTCTTAATCCATATTAAAAGCAATGACTCCCAGGAAGGAGTAAAGCTTGCTGAATACCTGTCGATATTTCCAGCAGACAGGTTGGAGAAAATAACTGTATATGGAGGAGACCATCCAATTGCCGCACTGAAGGAAGAAATGCCTGGAATGCGGGCTATGTCTAAGGCTACATTGAAAGATTGCCTCCTGCCATATATAGGTGCGGGATGGACAGGTTATGTGCCAAATGCCTGCAAAAACACACAGGTTCATATTCCTGAATCATATACAAAGCTGCTGTGGGGATGGCCAAATAAGTTCTTAAACCGAATGGATGAGGCAGGTACAAGAGTTATAGTGGTTGCCGGGGATGGGAGCTGGTCGGAAGGCTTTGACAGACCGGAAGACCTACAACGGCTCCCTGAGAGCTATTCAGGAGGCATCTGGACAAACAGGATTGAGCTGATTGCCCCAGTATATAGTAAAGAATAGACGTCTGGTCTGATCCAGGCGTTTTTAAAATTTTTTAACGGAATTATTTAAAAATTTTGTAAAAAGGATTATGATATGGATAGGTTTATTTAGTTTGCCGAAGGATTTTAAGAGTATTATTATACATATATTAACTGCAATTACAGCTTGGGGGACTATAAATGGCGAAAGTATTGGCATTTCTTAAGCCTTACCGGATAGCGGTGGCTATAGCTCTGTCATTAATGCTGACGGAGCTTGCTGTTGAGCTTATTCAGCCATTATTAATGGCAAAAATCATAGATGAAGGCATCCTGCAGAATGATCTTCAGGAGATCCTGAAGTGGGGAGGGATCATGCTGGCTGCTTCTTTTGCGGCTTTTGCGGCTGGAGTCATTAATTCCTTTTATGCTGCACATGTCAGCCAGAGCTTCGGTTTTGATGTAAGGAAAAGCTTATATGACAAGGTTCAATCCTTCTCCTTTGCCAACTTTAATCTTTTTCCGACCTCTTCATTAATTACCCGTATGACGAATGATATTACGCAGCTTCAGAATACTGTTTTTATGAGCCTTCGAATCATGATGAGAGCGCC
It encodes the following:
- a CDS encoding branched-chain amino acid ABC transporter permease translates to MLAELINPYYLQVASFILINIILGVSIYITLSTGQLSLANAGFMGIGAYTSALLTLNFDLPIIVGILAGTLLAGVFGILIGIPTLRLQGVYLAIVTLGFGEVIRVIFVNWESMTKGAVGLSGIPHMGRELLNTLKDLGFDPKILGLQNNQFVFLAIFLILLGVTISIIAFFRRQNRSRVGRAFAAIKLDEKAAESMGINITYYKVLAFAQGALVAGFAGALFAHVLAYISPADFAYHRAVEILIFAVFGGSEVIWGPVFGALFLTVMPEVLRFISEYRYMIYGLIIIIMMAVRPQGLIDVNILNWLKLKTSKRRQKHGTSSQKSM
- a CDS encoding ABC transporter ATP-binding protein, translating into MVLQVKKACKNFGGLSALSDVSFSINQGEIFGLIGPNGAGKTTMFNLITSMFTPTSGEIIFNEDNINGLKPHLITKKGICRTFQNIRLFPQMTAEENVMVGEHCRSKSGVFSSVFRTKSQRQEEERIRSKANELLEFVGLGGFAETVSDSLAYGQQRRLEIARALASSPKLLLLDEPAAGMNETETSELFQLIKKIQEQGITVLLIEHDMPLVMKLCDRIAVLNFGKKIAEGTPAEIQNNPDVIEAYLGSEEEDMYA
- a CDS encoding ABC transporter ATP-binding protein, giving the protein MLKVNGINAFYGKIQVLKNISLEVEEGSIVTILGANGAGKTTTMKTISGMLKAQAGSIQFQGQDVTGLRPDQLLRKGIALVPEGRQILSGMTVLENLEMGAYHRKDNEIDQDIKNVMERFPILEERQKQLGGTLSGGQQQMLAIARAILSKPKLLLLDEPSMGLAPLIVADIFKIIKEINEAGTTVLLVEQNARQALKISDYGYVLETGKMVAEGSSEKLLNDPRIMEAYLGRKSS
- a CDS encoding glycerophosphodiester phosphodiesterase family protein; translation: MNKRKKILKRIMITLLILGVFLFLNNSSLLTKERNDKPLLLAHRGMAQTFHMEGITGETCTAERIYEPEHNFLENTIPSMEAAFEAGADIVELDIQLTKDGQFAVFHDWTLDCRTNAKGNTREYTMEELKKLDIGYGYTADHGKTHPFRGKGIGMMPSLDEVMKEFPKGDLLIHIKSNDSQEGVKLAEYLSIFPADRLEKITVYGGDHPIAALKEEMPGMRAMSKATLKDCLLPYIGAGWTGYVPNACKNTQVHIPESYTKLLWGWPNKFLNRMDEAGTRVIVVAGDGSWSEGFDRPEDLQRLPESYSGGIWTNRIELIAPVYSKE